The following are encoded in a window of Mycobacteroides chelonae CCUG 47445 genomic DNA:
- a CDS encoding isobutyryl-CoA dehydrogenase — translation MFNLTDEQREIWNTAREFADIHIAPHALEWDRDKYFPVEVFPKAAALGMGGIYINPDVGGSGLTRLDASLIFEAMATGCSAVSAFISIHNMAAWMIDEFGDEEQRQRWLPSMCTMETIGAYCLTEPECGSDASALRTSAVRDGDEYVLNGVKQFISGAGAADLYVVMARTGGPGPRGISTIVVPKDAPGLSFGPPERKMGWHAQPTAQVVFEDVRVPVGNRIGEEGIGFTIAMRGLNGGRLNIASCSLGGARSALEKVIEYLRTRKAFGDELIKFQALQFRLADMATELESARTMVWRAASAVHEGDPRAAELCAMAKRIATDVGFTVANEALQLHGGYGYLAEYGIEKIVRDLRVHQILEGTNEIMRVIVSRKLIQEGLPA, via the coding sequence ATGTTCAATCTCACCGACGAGCAGCGCGAAATCTGGAATACAGCACGGGAATTCGCCGACATCCACATCGCGCCGCACGCCCTGGAATGGGACCGCGACAAGTACTTCCCGGTCGAGGTGTTCCCGAAGGCCGCGGCACTGGGCATGGGTGGCATCTACATCAACCCCGATGTCGGGGGCTCCGGGCTCACCCGCCTGGATGCCTCGTTGATCTTCGAGGCGATGGCCACCGGGTGCTCCGCCGTCTCGGCGTTCATCTCCATCCACAACATGGCCGCCTGGATGATCGACGAGTTCGGCGACGAGGAGCAGCGCCAACGATGGCTGCCCTCGATGTGCACCATGGAGACGATCGGGGCCTATTGCCTTACCGAGCCCGAATGCGGCAGCGACGCATCGGCCTTGCGAACCAGCGCGGTTCGCGACGGTGACGAGTACGTGCTCAACGGGGTCAAACAGTTCATCTCGGGCGCGGGAGCGGCGGATCTCTACGTGGTGATGGCGCGCACCGGTGGCCCCGGCCCACGGGGCATCTCGACCATCGTGGTGCCCAAGGACGCGCCGGGACTGTCCTTCGGGCCGCCCGAACGCAAGATGGGCTGGCACGCCCAGCCCACCGCGCAGGTCGTCTTCGAGGATGTCCGGGTGCCGGTGGGCAACCGGATCGGTGAGGAAGGCATCGGATTCACCATCGCGATGCGCGGCCTCAACGGCGGACGGCTCAACATCGCGTCCTGCTCACTCGGGGGTGCCCGATCCGCACTGGAGAAGGTCATCGAGTACCTGCGCACCCGCAAGGCATTCGGTGACGAGCTGATCAAGTTCCAGGCGCTGCAGTTCAGGCTGGCGGATATGGCCACCGAGCTGGAATCCGCCCGCACCATGGTCTGGCGTGCGGCCTCGGCGGTGCACGAGGGCGATCCGCGTGCGGCCGAGCTGTGTGCCATGGCCAAACGCATCGCCACTGACGTAGGTTTCACGGTGGCCAACGAGGCGTTGCAGCTACACGGCGGCTACGGCTACCTGGCCGAGTACGGCATCGAGAAGATCGTCCGCGACCTACGGGTGCACCAGATTCTGGAAGGAACCAACGAGATCATGCGAGTCATCGTGTCCCGCAAGCTTATCCAGGAAGGGCTTCCGGCGTGA
- the mmsB gene encoding 3-hydroxyisobutyrate dehydrogenase — MTNIAFIGLGHMGLPMAVNLTKAGHTVTAFDLSEQARAAATEAGVPLAESGAAAAAAADVVITMLPKGEHVLAAYQELLPAARPGTLFIDSSTVDVADARAAHDAATAAGHRFADAPVSGGVPGATAATLTFMVGGDDAVFADAEPILGAMGKRIVHCGSPGVGQAAKICNNMILGVSMIAISEAFALGEKLGLSHQALFDVAANASGQCWALTSNCPVPGPVPASPANRDYTPGFAVALMAKDLGLAANAVRTNGVDAQLGLAAAHIYDDFNTSGGSGLDFSAIFTRIQGAS, encoded by the coding sequence GTGACGAACATTGCCTTTATCGGCTTGGGCCACATGGGGTTACCGATGGCGGTCAACCTCACGAAGGCCGGGCACACCGTGACCGCCTTCGACCTGTCCGAGCAGGCACGTGCTGCCGCCACCGAGGCCGGCGTGCCGCTGGCGGAATCGGGCGCGGCAGCAGCGGCGGCCGCCGACGTGGTGATCACCATGTTGCCCAAGGGTGAGCATGTGCTCGCCGCGTACCAGGAACTGCTGCCCGCAGCGCGTCCGGGCACGCTGTTCATCGACTCCTCCACCGTCGATGTGGCCGACGCCCGCGCCGCACATGATGCGGCGACGGCGGCGGGGCATCGCTTCGCCGACGCACCGGTTTCCGGCGGTGTGCCCGGGGCCACCGCGGCGACGTTGACGTTCATGGTGGGCGGCGATGATGCGGTCTTCGCCGACGCAGAACCGATTCTGGGGGCCATGGGCAAGCGCATCGTGCACTGCGGCAGTCCCGGTGTGGGGCAGGCCGCGAAGATCTGCAACAACATGATCCTCGGGGTGTCGATGATCGCGATCAGCGAGGCGTTCGCACTGGGCGAGAAGCTCGGTCTGAGCCATCAGGCGCTTTTCGATGTCGCCGCCAACGCCTCGGGCCAGTGCTGGGCTCTGACGTCGAACTGTCCGGTGCCCGGCCCGGTGCCCGCCAGCCCCGCCAATCGCGACTACACACCCGGCTTTGCGGTCGCGCTGATGGCCAAGGACCTGGGGCTGGCCGCCAATGCGGTGCGCACCAACGGCGTTGATGCACAGCTCGGTCTCGCGGCCGCCCACATCTACGACGACTTCAATACCTCGGGCGGCTCGGGCCTAGACTTCTCGGCGATCTTCACGCGAATTCAAGGAGCGTCATGA
- a CDS encoding enoyl-CoA hydratase/isomerase family protein, whose product MTDQIQTRVEKGVGLLTLNRPKAINSLTNDMITAMSVALSEWEADDDIRAVVLAGAGERGLCAGGDVVEIHDSAKIDGVVARRFFREEYQLNAQVGRFPKPYVALMDGIVMGGGVGVAGHANTRIVTDTSKVGMPEVGIGFIPDVGGTYLLSRAPGQLGLHAALTGAPFSGADAIALGFADHYVPHDRLEKFVKAIIDSDIATALTVHGAIAPSSDLLAQRSWIDECYAADTVADIVAALQAYGDERAHAAADQILTRSPIALSVTLAAVRRARELPSLEAVLTQEYRVSSQSVSSHDLVEGIRAQLVDKDRNPQWNPKTLAEVTAADVEAFFQPVNDDLEWS is encoded by the coding sequence GTGACGGATCAGATCCAGACGCGGGTCGAAAAGGGCGTCGGTCTGCTGACGCTCAACCGCCCCAAGGCCATCAACTCACTGACCAACGACATGATCACCGCGATGTCGGTGGCCCTGTCCGAGTGGGAGGCCGACGACGACATCCGCGCCGTGGTGCTCGCCGGCGCCGGGGAACGTGGCCTGTGTGCCGGGGGCGATGTGGTGGAGATCCACGACAGCGCCAAGATCGACGGCGTGGTGGCCCGCCGCTTCTTCCGCGAGGAGTACCAACTCAACGCGCAGGTCGGCCGGTTCCCGAAACCGTATGTGGCGCTGATGGATGGCATCGTGATGGGTGGCGGCGTCGGAGTGGCCGGACATGCCAACACCCGCATCGTCACCGACACCTCCAAGGTCGGCATGCCCGAGGTGGGCATCGGATTCATCCCGGATGTGGGCGGAACCTATCTGCTTTCCCGCGCCCCGGGACAGCTGGGACTGCACGCCGCACTGACCGGCGCCCCCTTCTCCGGTGCCGACGCCATCGCGCTGGGATTCGCCGACCATTACGTGCCCCATGACCGGCTTGAGAAGTTCGTCAAGGCCATCATCGACAGCGATATCGCCACCGCACTCACAGTGCACGGTGCCATCGCTCCGTCGAGTGACCTTTTGGCCCAACGCAGTTGGATCGACGAGTGCTACGCCGCAGACACCGTCGCCGATATCGTGGCCGCACTGCAGGCCTACGGCGACGAACGTGCCCACGCGGCCGCCGATCAGATCCTGACCCGCTCCCCCATCGCCTTGTCGGTAACGCTCGCAGCAGTGCGGCGGGCACGCGAACTGCCCTCGCTGGAAGCAGTTCTCACGCAGGAGTACCGGGTGTCCAGCCAGTCGGTGAGCTCCCACGACCTGGTCGAGGGCATCAGGGCGCAGCTGGTCGACAAGGACCGCAACCCGCAGTGGAATCCGAAGACACTCGCCGAGGTCACCGCGGCCGATGTCGAGGCCTTCTTCCAGCCGGTCAACGACGATCTGGAGTGGTCGTGA